In a single window of the Gossypium hirsutum isolate 1008001.06 chromosome A13, Gossypium_hirsutum_v2.1, whole genome shotgun sequence genome:
- the LOC107902274 gene encoding extracellular ribonuclease LE yields MEKEMKFKCIALINFLVLQCLAILGVSKGFDFFYFVEQWPGSYCDSDKFSCCYPTTGKPAADFSIHGLWPNYRNGSYPQNCDPNNPFNESEIADLISSMRRNWPSLACPSSSGESFWSHEWEKHGTCSESLLDQHSYFQTALTLRQQTNILQSLKSVGIIPDGGSYSLANIKDAIKNGTGYTPWIECNEDSSGNSQLYQVYLCVDSSGSNLIECPVFSKGKCVSEMEFPTF; encoded by the exons ATGGAAAAGGAAATGAAGTTCAAGTGTATAGCCTTGATCAATTTTTTAGTTTTACAGTGTCTGGCAATTCTTGGTGTTTCAAAGGGTTTTGATTTCTTCTACTTTGTTGAACAA TGGCCAGGATCATACTGTGATTCAGACAAGTTTAGTTGTTGCTACCCTACAACAGGGAAGCCTGCAGCTGATTTCAGCATTCATGGACTTTGGCCTAATTACAGAAATGGATCATACCCTCAAAACTGTGATCCTAACAATCCTTTTAATGAATCTGAG ATAGCGGACCTCATCAGTAGCATGAGGAGGAATTGGCCATCACTAGCTTGTCCAAGCAGCAGTGGAGAAAGCTTTTGGTCTCATGAATGGGAGAAACACGGTACCTGCTCCGAGTCCCTCCTTGATCAACATAGCTACTTCCAAACAGCTCTCACCTTAAGACAACAAACAAATATCCTCCAAAGTCTAAAAAGTGTAG GAATCATTCCAGATGGAGGATCTTATAGCCTTGCCAACATTAAAGATGCTATAAAAAATGGAACTGGTTATACTCCATGGATCGAGTGCAATGAAGACTCATCGGGGAACAGCCAGCTTTACCAGGTGTATTTATGTGTGGACAGTTCGGGGTCAAACCTCATAGAATGCCCTGTATTTTCCAAAGGAAAATGTGTTTCAGAGATGGAATTTCCTACCTTTTAG
- the LOC107902293 gene encoding myb family transcription factor PHL8 isoform X3, with the protein MNLVLSTDAKPRLKWTPELHQRFVDAINQLGGTDKATPKSVMRVMGIPGLTLYHLKSHLQKYRLGKSLGNNTDYKEIQSSNGNFIRDTSDGIHGQMNDLQIPQALHMQMEVQRKLHEQIEVQRHLQLRIEAQGKYLQTVLKKAQETLAGYSSSSAGAELARAELSQLVSMVNTGCTSSSFSELTEVGGSSIIERKPMRGTTCSMGSSLTSSESSGRNDKAPLENGNICTQNVELSLMDFLPEKKPLISCASNQANGKKRSVSKVSDGVCVEQPLAKRLELPEEETGGCLRKSGFLELFDLNNQCHNDI; encoded by the exons ATGAATTTGGTTCTCTCTACTGATGCAAAGCCTAGGCTAAAGTGGACACCTGAACTTCATCAAAGATTTGTTGATGCAATCAATCAACTTGGAGGAACAGACA AAGCAACACCAAAGAGTGTGATGAGGGTCATGGGGATTCCTGGACTTACTTTGTATCATCTTAAAAGCCATTTACAG AAATACAGGCTGGGGAAAAGCCTTGGGAACAATACAG ATTACAAAGAGATACAGAGCAGTAATGGGAATTTCATTAGGGACACAAGTGATGGAATTCACGGGCAAATGAATGA CTTGCAGATCCCTCAGGCTCTCCACATGCAGATGGAAGTACAACGAAAGCTTCATGAACAGATTGag GTCCAGAGACATTTACAGCTAAGAATTGAAGCTCAAGGAAAGTACTTGCAAACAGTATTAAAGAAAGCACAAGAAACACTGGCTGGATATAGCTCCTCTTCTGCTGGTGCAGAACTTGCTAGAGCTGAACTCTCCCAACTGGTCTCAATGGTTAACACTGGCTGCACAAGTTCTTCGTTTTCGGAACTAACCGAAGTAGGAGGTTCAAGCATAATAGAAAGAAAACCAATGAGGGGTACTACATGTTCCATGGGGAGCTCACTGACATCTTCAGAAAGCTCAGGGCGAAATGACAAGGCACCTCTGGAAAATGGGAATATTTGTACCCAGAATGTTGAACTTTCCTTAATGGATTTTCTCCCAGAAAAAAAGCCTTTAATTAGTTGTGCAAGCAATCAAGCTAACGGAAAGAAAAGAAGTGTGAGTAAGGTTTCTGATGGTGTATGTGTTGAGCAACCACTAGCTAAAAGGTTAGAGCTTCCTGAAGAAGAAACTGGTGGTTGTTTAAGAAAGTCCGGATTCTTGGAATTATTTGATCTCAACAACCAATGCCACAATGACATCTAA
- the LOC107902293 gene encoding myb family transcription factor PHL8 isoform X2, whose amino-acid sequence MVSTKKGSKNTLKWTPELHQRFVDAINQLGGTDKATPKSVMRVMGIPGLTLYHLKSHLQKYRLGKSLGNNTDYKEIQSSNGNFIRDTSDGIHGQMNESLQIPQALHMQMEVQRKLHEQIEVQRHLQLRIEAQGKYLQTVLKKAQETLAGYSSSSAGAELARAELSQLVSMVNTGCTSSSFSELTEVGGSSIIERKPMRGTTCSMGSSLTSSESSGRNDKAPLENGNICTQNVELSLMDFLPEKKPLISCASNQANGKKRSVSKVSDGVCVEQPLAKRLELPEEETGGCLRKSGFLELFDLNNQCHNDI is encoded by the exons ATGGTTTCTACTAAAAAAGGATCAAAAAACAC GCTAAAGTGGACACCTGAACTTCATCAAAGATTTGTTGATGCAATCAATCAACTTGGAGGAACAGACA AAGCAACACCAAAGAGTGTGATGAGGGTCATGGGGATTCCTGGACTTACTTTGTATCATCTTAAAAGCCATTTACAG AAATACAGGCTGGGGAAAAGCCTTGGGAACAATACAG ATTACAAAGAGATACAGAGCAGTAATGGGAATTTCATTAGGGACACAAGTGATGGAATTCACGGGCAAATGAATGA AAGCTTGCAGATCCCTCAGGCTCTCCACATGCAGATGGAAGTACAACGAAAGCTTCATGAACAGATTGag GTCCAGAGACATTTACAGCTAAGAATTGAAGCTCAAGGAAAGTACTTGCAAACAGTATTAAAGAAAGCACAAGAAACACTGGCTGGATATAGCTCCTCTTCTGCTGGTGCAGAACTTGCTAGAGCTGAACTCTCCCAACTGGTCTCAATGGTTAACACTGGCTGCACAAGTTCTTCGTTTTCGGAACTAACCGAAGTAGGAGGTTCAAGCATAATAGAAAGAAAACCAATGAGGGGTACTACATGTTCCATGGGGAGCTCACTGACATCTTCAGAAAGCTCAGGGCGAAATGACAAGGCACCTCTGGAAAATGGGAATATTTGTACCCAGAATGTTGAACTTTCCTTAATGGATTTTCTCCCAGAAAAAAAGCCTTTAATTAGTTGTGCAAGCAATCAAGCTAACGGAAAGAAAAGAAGTGTGAGTAAGGTTTCTGATGGTGTATGTGTTGAGCAACCACTAGCTAAAAGGTTAGAGCTTCCTGAAGAAGAAACTGGTGGTTGTTTAAGAAAGTCCGGATTCTTGGAATTATTTGATCTCAACAACCAATGCCACAATGACATCTAA
- the LOC107902293 gene encoding myb family transcription factor PHL8 isoform X1, with protein sequence MNLVLSTDAKPRLKWTPELHQRFVDAINQLGGTDKATPKSVMRVMGIPGLTLYHLKSHLQKYRLGKSLGNNTDYKEIQSSNGNFIRDTSDGIHGQMNESLQIPQALHMQMEVQRKLHEQIEVQRHLQLRIEAQGKYLQTVLKKAQETLAGYSSSSAGAELARAELSQLVSMVNTGCTSSSFSELTEVGGSSIIERKPMRGTTCSMGSSLTSSESSGRNDKAPLENGNICTQNVELSLMDFLPEKKPLISCASNQANGKKRSVSKVSDGVCVEQPLAKRLELPEEETGGCLRKSGFLELFDLNNQCHNDI encoded by the exons ATGAATTTGGTTCTCTCTACTGATGCAAAGCCTAGGCTAAAGTGGACACCTGAACTTCATCAAAGATTTGTTGATGCAATCAATCAACTTGGAGGAACAGACA AAGCAACACCAAAGAGTGTGATGAGGGTCATGGGGATTCCTGGACTTACTTTGTATCATCTTAAAAGCCATTTACAG AAATACAGGCTGGGGAAAAGCCTTGGGAACAATACAG ATTACAAAGAGATACAGAGCAGTAATGGGAATTTCATTAGGGACACAAGTGATGGAATTCACGGGCAAATGAATGA AAGCTTGCAGATCCCTCAGGCTCTCCACATGCAGATGGAAGTACAACGAAAGCTTCATGAACAGATTGag GTCCAGAGACATTTACAGCTAAGAATTGAAGCTCAAGGAAAGTACTTGCAAACAGTATTAAAGAAAGCACAAGAAACACTGGCTGGATATAGCTCCTCTTCTGCTGGTGCAGAACTTGCTAGAGCTGAACTCTCCCAACTGGTCTCAATGGTTAACACTGGCTGCACAAGTTCTTCGTTTTCGGAACTAACCGAAGTAGGAGGTTCAAGCATAATAGAAAGAAAACCAATGAGGGGTACTACATGTTCCATGGGGAGCTCACTGACATCTTCAGAAAGCTCAGGGCGAAATGACAAGGCACCTCTGGAAAATGGGAATATTTGTACCCAGAATGTTGAACTTTCCTTAATGGATTTTCTCCCAGAAAAAAAGCCTTTAATTAGTTGTGCAAGCAATCAAGCTAACGGAAAGAAAAGAAGTGTGAGTAAGGTTTCTGATGGTGTATGTGTTGAGCAACCACTAGCTAAAAGGTTAGAGCTTCCTGAAGAAGAAACTGGTGGTTGTTTAAGAAAGTCCGGATTCTTGGAATTATTTGATCTCAACAACCAATGCCACAATGACATCTAA
- the LOC107902293 gene encoding myb family transcription factor PHL8 isoform X4, with amino-acid sequence MRVMGIPGLTLYHLKSHLQKYRLGKSLGNNTDYKEIQSSNGNFIRDTSDGIHGQMNESLQIPQALHMQMEVQRKLHEQIEVQRHLQLRIEAQGKYLQTVLKKAQETLAGYSSSSAGAELARAELSQLVSMVNTGCTSSSFSELTEVGGSSIIERKPMRGTTCSMGSSLTSSESSGRNDKAPLENGNICTQNVELSLMDFLPEKKPLISCASNQANGKKRSVSKVSDGVCVEQPLAKRLELPEEETGGCLRKSGFLELFDLNNQCHNDI; translated from the exons ATGAGGGTCATGGGGATTCCTGGACTTACTTTGTATCATCTTAAAAGCCATTTACAG AAATACAGGCTGGGGAAAAGCCTTGGGAACAATACAG ATTACAAAGAGATACAGAGCAGTAATGGGAATTTCATTAGGGACACAAGTGATGGAATTCACGGGCAAATGAATGA AAGCTTGCAGATCCCTCAGGCTCTCCACATGCAGATGGAAGTACAACGAAAGCTTCATGAACAGATTGag GTCCAGAGACATTTACAGCTAAGAATTGAAGCTCAAGGAAAGTACTTGCAAACAGTATTAAAGAAAGCACAAGAAACACTGGCTGGATATAGCTCCTCTTCTGCTGGTGCAGAACTTGCTAGAGCTGAACTCTCCCAACTGGTCTCAATGGTTAACACTGGCTGCACAAGTTCTTCGTTTTCGGAACTAACCGAAGTAGGAGGTTCAAGCATAATAGAAAGAAAACCAATGAGGGGTACTACATGTTCCATGGGGAGCTCACTGACATCTTCAGAAAGCTCAGGGCGAAATGACAAGGCACCTCTGGAAAATGGGAATATTTGTACCCAGAATGTTGAACTTTCCTTAATGGATTTTCTCCCAGAAAAAAAGCCTTTAATTAGTTGTGCAAGCAATCAAGCTAACGGAAAGAAAAGAAGTGTGAGTAAGGTTTCTGATGGTGTATGTGTTGAGCAACCACTAGCTAAAAGGTTAGAGCTTCCTGAAGAAGAAACTGGTGGTTGTTTAAGAAAGTCCGGATTCTTGGAATTATTTGATCTCAACAACCAATGCCACAATGACATCTAA